One genomic region from Phycisphaerales bacterium encodes:
- a CDS encoding 6-carboxytetrahydropterin synthase yields MFSLRIERTFSAAHAIVLGGEREALHGHDWRVRVTVEGDQLDDDGLLCDFHLLERLLDNAIAPLRDSNLNDVAVLTGINPTAENVALYLASTVAGDLPPGIRRLRLAITEAPGCEAAVTQELTI; encoded by the coding sequence ATGTTCAGCTTACGGATCGAGCGCACGTTTTCTGCCGCGCACGCCATCGTTCTTGGTGGCGAGCGAGAAGCCCTGCACGGCCATGATTGGCGGGTGCGGGTGACGGTTGAGGGCGATCAACTGGATGACGATGGACTTTTGTGCGATTTCCATTTATTGGAGCGATTGCTGGACAATGCGATCGCGCCGCTGCGAGATTCCAATCTCAATGATGTAGCAGTGCTGACGGGCATCAATCCAACCGCTGAAAATGTCGCCCTCTATCTCGCGAGCACTGTGGCTGGCGATCTTCCACCGGGTATTCGCCGACTTCGGTTGGCGATTACCGAGGCTCCAGGTTGTGAGGCCGCCGTGACGCAGGAATTGACGATATGA
- a CDS encoding type II secretion system protein, translating to MVKQSRRRAFSLVEVLVALTISVILLTATMFALRASFESYRRSAERVSTNVSGRLIIDRVQMMIRGGVDFGPTPASPADVIVESDELSIQVADGTWTTIRWDDLTETVYWEQGSDSWPMLENVTQLVDGAGVAISPFRLRFREGRWLTHATIDLVVHGEGVTSTDIDLTEVPEMRFVGSAMPRRVAWSE from the coding sequence ATGGTGAAGCAATCTCGCCGAAGAGCATTTTCACTGGTTGAAGTGCTGGTTGCATTGACCATCTCTGTCATTCTGCTCACCGCAACCATGTTTGCGCTGCGCGCAAGCTTCGAGTCGTATCGTCGATCAGCAGAGCGTGTATCTACCAATGTCTCAGGCCGCTTGATCATCGATCGTGTACAGATGATGATTCGAGGTGGTGTTGATTTTGGTCCTACCCCAGCATCGCCAGCTGATGTCATTGTTGAGTCCGATGAGTTGTCGATTCAAGTGGCGGACGGTACTTGGACAACTATTCGGTGGGACGATCTGACCGAAACCGTGTACTGGGAACAAGGCAGCGACAGTTGGCCGATGCTTGAGAATGTCACACAATTGGTCGATGGCGCTGGCGTTGCAATTTCTCCATTCCGACTGCGGTTTCGAGAAGGCCGCTGGCTGACCCACGCCACCATCGACCTCGTCGTCCATGGCGAGGGCGTCACGAGTACGGACATCGATCTGACGGAGGTGCCAGAGATGCGATTTGTCGGCTCGGCCATGCCTCGCCGTGTGGCTTGGAGCGAGTAG
- a CDS encoding type II secretion system F family protein: protein MSADTAGVAAMTLRRQGHHVLKLIPITEHRIEWKRIVEVLNAGTGPSQKEVLDFTVQLAVMVRAGINLRLALDGIAEQTKNTKFRRIIQTVRADVESGKSFSEAIARHPRLFNPLYVNMVKASEMSGSFAKMLDRIALFMQQQLETRKMVVGASIYPGIIAMMAIGVTVFLLTFVLPRFAGVFAGKEEILPGPTKVLLSLSAWMVLNWQLLVVAAVAVIIGFLLLLRTNPGQLFFDRLKLTVPLFRGMFRALYVSRSLQTMGELLNAGVPVLDAVGVTADISGNRLYSDLWRRVQSSVREGRKLNDELEQSNLLPGSVVQMVSAGEESGRLGEVLEEVADFYQRVLRDAIKTMTSMIEPVLIVVMGGMVGFIAMAIILPIFKMSSVVSG, encoded by the coding sequence ATGAGCGCGGACACGGCAGGCGTTGCGGCGATGACACTTCGGCGGCAGGGGCATCATGTGCTCAAGTTGATCCCGATCACAGAGCACCGCATCGAATGGAAACGGATTGTTGAAGTATTAAATGCAGGCACCGGGCCTTCTCAGAAGGAAGTGCTCGATTTCACGGTGCAACTTGCTGTGATGGTGCGAGCGGGTATCAACTTACGTCTTGCGTTGGACGGAATTGCTGAACAAACGAAGAACACCAAGTTCCGTCGCATCATTCAGACTGTGCGGGCAGATGTCGAGTCCGGCAAATCATTCTCCGAGGCTATTGCAAGGCACCCTCGTCTATTCAATCCTTTGTACGTCAATATGGTCAAAGCATCCGAGATGTCAGGCTCCTTCGCAAAGATGCTTGATCGAATTGCTTTGTTCATGCAGCAGCAACTTGAAACCCGCAAGATGGTTGTGGGTGCGAGTATCTACCCAGGCATCATCGCCATGATGGCTATCGGCGTGACGGTTTTTTTGCTGACTTTCGTGTTGCCACGCTTTGCAGGAGTGTTTGCGGGCAAAGAAGAGATTCTTCCTGGCCCGACGAAAGTACTGTTGAGCTTGTCCGCTTGGATGGTTTTGAATTGGCAACTTCTGGTCGTCGCTGCAGTGGCAGTCATCATCGGATTTCTGTTGTTGCTGCGTACGAATCCCGGGCAACTCTTCTTTGATCGCCTCAAACTGACGGTGCCGCTCTTTCGTGGCATGTTCCGTGCGCTCTATGTCAGCCGATCGTTGCAAACGATGGGAGAACTGCTCAATGCTGGTGTGCCGGTACTTGATGCCGTTGGCGTGACAGCAGACATCTCCGGCAATCGCCTGTATAGCGATCTGTGGAGGCGTGTGCAATCTTCGGTACGAGAAGGTCGAAAACTTAACGATGAACTCGAACAGTCAAATCTACTTCCAGGTTCGGTTGTGCAGATGGTTTCTGCAGGCGAAGAGTCTGGCCGCCTTGGTGAAGTACTTGAAGAGGTTGCCGACTTCTACCAACGCGTTCTACGCGATGCAATCAAGACGATGACCAGCATGATTGAGCCGGTCCTGATTGTGGTCATGGGCGGCATGGTTGGGTTCATCGCAATGGCGATCATCCTGCCGATCTTCAAAATGAGTTCAGTGGTGTCTGGCTGA
- a CDS encoding type IV pilus twitching motility protein PilT yields the protein MQLDEILHAADALGASDIHLVAGHIPMVRVDTVMQGMDLPMLSAACVEAFARGITNDIQQDRFAVQKDIDLSYAVEGLGRFRVNIHHQRTGMAMAMRSIRETVPPLESLNLPQVVQKFALLPRGLVLVTGDTGSGKSTTLASIIQAINARERKHIITLEDPIEYTFESRQCLIEQRELGEDLPDFASGLKHALRQDPDIILVGEMRDLETTALAMSAAETGHLVLSTLHTVSAAQTVERIIDMYPANQQNQIRSMLGDTLQAVLSQSLFPRCDCDGMVPAVEILLCTSAVRNLIRENRTFEIPNVIETSRGLGMITLDGSIAELYFNGFISREDAVSRATYPDAMEQAIAA from the coding sequence ATGCAACTTGACGAGATTCTGCACGCTGCCGATGCCCTTGGGGCCAGCGATATCCACCTTGTCGCGGGCCATATTCCGATGGTGCGGGTTGACACGGTCATGCAGGGCATGGACTTGCCGATGCTCAGCGCGGCATGTGTTGAAGCATTTGCCAGAGGCATCACCAATGACATCCAGCAAGACCGGTTTGCTGTTCAGAAGGACATCGATCTGTCCTACGCCGTAGAGGGTCTGGGCCGGTTTCGCGTAAATATCCATCATCAGCGGACAGGGATGGCGATGGCCATGCGTTCCATTCGGGAGACGGTGCCACCGCTCGAGTCACTGAACTTGCCGCAGGTCGTCCAGAAGTTTGCTTTACTCCCTCGTGGCCTCGTGTTGGTCACCGGCGATACTGGGTCGGGAAAGTCGACCACGCTGGCTTCGATCATTCAGGCGATTAATGCCCGCGAGCGCAAGCACATCATCACGCTTGAAGACCCCATTGAATACACCTTTGAATCTCGGCAGTGTCTCATCGAGCAGCGTGAGCTTGGTGAGGATCTCCCTGACTTTGCTTCAGGTCTCAAGCACGCACTTCGGCAAGACCCCGACATCATCCTCGTGGGTGAAATGCGTGATCTCGAAACAACAGCTCTTGCGATGAGTGCTGCGGAGACAGGCCACCTTGTGCTCTCAACGCTTCATACGGTGAGCGCCGCTCAGACGGTCGAGCGAATTATCGATATGTATCCGGCCAATCAACAGAATCAAATTCGGTCAATGCTCGGCGATACCTTGCAGGCTGTTCTGTCGCAGTCGCTCTTTCCTCGGTGTGACTGCGATGGCATGGTGCCAGCAGTCGAGATTCTGCTGTGTACGTCTGCGGTACGCAATCTCATTCGAGAGAACCGCACGTTCGAGATTCCAAATGTCATCGAGACGAGTCGTGGACTCGGCATGATCACCCTCGACGGTTCGATCGCCGAGTTGTATTTCAACGGATTTATCTCGCGAGAAGACGCAGTGTCCCGAGCGACGTATCCAGATGCTATGGAGCAGGCAATCGCTGCCTGA
- the lpxA gene encoding acyl-ACP--UDP-N-acetylglucosamine O-acyltransferase, with translation MAQIHSTAIIDPSAELADDVVVGAYCVVGPDVEIGDRCVLNEHAIVVRGTRMGTGNQLHAGCIVGGDPQDRKYAGEPTLLRIGNNNHIREHVTIHRGTGSGGGETIIGSDNLLMVGCHIAHDCIVGNGTVIANQVMLAGHVKVEDGASIGGGAGVHHFATIGQLSFVGGLARISRDVPPFMIIEGHPAEARAVNAIGMLRSDFSQTDVDAMKEAFRLLFKHATPVAEALPELRNKYPDHGAIEQLCHAVEAAALGVHGRAREAHRPDNKWATPPSVAATKL, from the coding sequence ATGGCACAGATTCACTCCACTGCAATCATCGACCCATCGGCTGAACTCGCCGACGATGTAGTTGTTGGCGCCTACTGCGTAGTCGGCCCAGACGTTGAGATCGGGGATCGGTGTGTGCTCAATGAGCATGCCATCGTCGTTCGTGGCACACGTATGGGCACTGGAAACCAATTGCATGCAGGTTGCATTGTGGGCGGAGATCCACAGGATCGAAAGTATGCAGGCGAACCCACGTTGCTTCGAATCGGCAATAACAATCATATTCGTGAGCATGTGACGATTCATCGCGGAACGGGAAGTGGTGGTGGTGAGACCATCATCGGGTCCGACAATTTGCTTATGGTTGGGTGCCACATTGCCCACGATTGCATCGTGGGCAATGGAACTGTTATTGCAAACCAAGTGATGTTGGCTGGGCACGTCAAGGTTGAGGATGGCGCATCCATTGGCGGTGGTGCGGGCGTGCATCACTTTGCAACCATTGGCCAGCTGTCCTTTGTAGGGGGACTTGCGAGAATCTCGCGTGACGTTCCACCATTCATGATCATCGAAGGCCATCCCGCAGAGGCCCGAGCGGTCAACGCCATTGGCATGCTTCGGAGTGACTTCTCACAAACTGATGTGGATGCAATGAAGGAAGCTTTCCGGCTCTTGTTCAAGCATGCCACGCCGGTTGCCGAGGCACTGCCTGAATTGCGAAACAAGTACCCAGACCATGGTGCTATTGAACAATTGTGCCATGCCGTTGAGGCGGCTGCGTTAGGGGTGCATGGACGAGCAAGAGAGGCGCATCGTCCCGACAATAAGTGGGCTACGCCCCCCTCCGTCGCTGCAACAAAGCTCTGA